In the genome of Osmerus mordax isolate fOsmMor3 chromosome 10, fOsmMor3.pri, whole genome shotgun sequence, the window CGATGTAACCGTAAACTTAGTTCCATATATTTGATGCAGTCTGTCCAACTCTCTGCAGCATAGTGGTCCAAGGCTTGTCCATAAGCAAAAGCAAGGGGCATGAGCTTGTCTTGAGGGAGAGTCCTAAAATTGTCAAGTTGCGCGAccagtacacaaacacaacacagaaaTGCAGCTGAAAATAGAGCTCTTTTAACGCATTGGATATTGTTAACCAGACTAGTCATACTCCCGAAGTGAGTCACGTCTTCTTATAGCTCCTACAATTGTTTTCCACAGAGTTTTAGTGAGTAGCAAGACTGGTAAACCGCTTAGGGGTCCAGGGGAATAGTGAATAGTGGTCTGTGGTATCAGATTTCTACATGACGCCCAGCTGTCATGTAGGCCTATAAATGACATGCTTTCGTATAAGTAGGCCTAAGCTATATTAGGCTATTGTCAGAGattgcaaaagtacacacatccttcaccaaagtagaagtacagatatgtTAAAAAGATTACACTTGACAAGTTACAGTAGGGCTCTGATATATAGGCCTATCTTTCATTTTGTTAAAGCTTTATAACTGTGCTCAAAAGCATCCATCGCTTGCTTGACCTTCAAACATGCAATAATATCATTATTTTACTCTTGGGAACAGAAAGTAACAGATGAAGATTTCTAATTAGGCTATAAGGCCAGTCCCGTAACGTAGGCCTATTTTCTACAGCATATAATTCCTAGGCTAACTATTAAAATCATTATGCAATAAGAGAAGATAGGATGTGACACGCAATACTTTTTATTTGTCATTGACACATTTTGGAACGAAAAAAGCTACAATAGACTACTGTATGTAATCCAAACGAGTTTATATAGTTTTTGAACAAGGTTCCCACTGTTCAATATAAGGATGGCTGTCGCAAAACTCGCCCTCGCCCCGCTTTGCGCATTACCGCTAGAAGTTAACTGGAGACTGTCCACGTTTACAACATTCCTTGCTAGAGGGAGAGCCCCCCCTTCCTTGGGAAAAGTGCCGTCTAAACTCTGTACTCCCTCTTTAGACAGAAacgagtgaatgtgtgtgcgtgtgtgaatgcaaTTTACTTAAACCGATGCAGGGCCAGTTCGTACCAACAGATTAGTTGTTCGTGCATTGAATCCGTTTTCAGGATTCAAATAGCttatatttaaaatgtttgcaaAGTATATATTTGTTTTGCTCCTAAATACTTGGTGTTATGTTCAGTGCAACCCTAGTCCGCTCGGAGATGTAGTCGTGGACAGATATTCCATACCTGAAGTTTGTACTAGAGAAGTGAAAAGTGGAGATAATGTTCGTTATCATTACAATGTGACATTCCTTGATGGAAAAGAATTCGATTCGAGGTAAGATTTACATTTTCACCATCTTTGTTGTTCTTGTGACATGCATTCGGGATTTTTTTGCGTTGCTAATCCTTTGCCAAAATAGCTCGGCCTCTGCTATATGAACGCTTTTTAAAAGTAGGCCCACGTTTTATCGCTGGTTTGATTTGCTTCCTCACGGACATCTGTTCTGAATGTTTCGATAAATCATGTTGTTCTAATTAGCTCTTCTCGTCCTCATGTTTAGACTGATCAAATTATTCTGCAGGcctacctctttctcctctaAGCATTTGTCTCCCTCTCATGGTCTGGTTTGGCCTGCACAGTCATAAAAGAGGAGTCCCTACAGTCGGTGTGACTGGTGCGGGACGCCTCATCGCTGGCATTGATAAAGGCATCCAGGGCATGTGCGTCAACGAGCGCAGAAAAGTGACTGTGCCCCCACATCTTGCCTATGGCAATGAAGGCGCAGGTAGCCTATTGCCACGTCCTTCATGATATCGCGACAATTTACATTTCCATATGTCGTTTACTTAGCAGAATTAATTTACAGCATTTTATGACTGTGGTTGTTTAAATATTTGTAAATCATATTGCTGGCCAgccaaaaatgtttttacacTTTTATTAATTTCCCTTCTGTCAGGTGATGTGGTGCCCCCAGACACCACCTTGGTGTTTGACATTCTCCTGCTGGACATATGGAATACGGCAGACCTAGTCGCAACTCTTACCATGAGCACACCCAAGAACTGCCTGCGCTCAGTGAAGCGTACTGACTTTGTGCGCTACCATTACAACGGTACTCTACTAAATGGCACCCCCTTTGACTCCAGGTGAGACGATTCTTgacagagtaagagagacaACATAAATAATAGGAATCCAAAGTAGACTGTTAGGGTTAGTAGAAGTTTTGTGTAGATCTTAGATGTGTTTTCCACAGGTGATTTTGGTAAATGGAAGCCAGAATTTACTCCGTAATGGTATCAACATGCAGTTTGTGAAACAGGCACTCATTGTGGCTTTGGCTTAAGAGTATGTGTGAAAGTATTTTATGTAGCCTAGAACCGCTAAACCATCATTTAATTATTTTGGCACACACGGAAACAAACCAGATGATGAACACCACAATCTCTCACAACCCTCTGAAATGGTAGCccatgtctctgtgtctgtctgtgttgtgctgtcCAGGTATTTGTGAGGAAATGGGTGTGTGTTGATTATGCGCTTGTATGAGCCCCACCCAGCTACACCAGGAAACAGACCCAAGATGGCCTGGTAGGTGAGGGCTGGCTGATCAAGGGGATGGACCAGGGTGTACTGGGCATGTGCGTGGGGGAGATCAGGAATATTGTAGTCCCACCTTTCCTGGCCTATGGAGAGAAAGGATTTGGTAAGTATAGGAGAGGGAACATGGAAATGGGTTAACCGATTGCTTCAGAAGTTAATTCTGATTTGAATGTTGACTTTTATTTAGCTATACATGAGAAATAGACCTATAGGCTTGCTGGAAACATaatttataaaaatacaaaaaacattaaaaatatGACATTAGAGGAAACCATTCCAATTGTTAGAGAGGTAGTTTGAAGTCCTTTAAGGACCAGATTGTCTGTGTTCCAGACCTAGAAACAGAGCACCAACTCACACAGTTCAGTGCCTCTTTACCTTAACAAACTTAAGTCACATACAGTGTGAATTTGAACCAACATAAAGTTTAATATACTGAGTatttgtgtctgcttgtgtcttCATCCCTGGCATCAGGCACAGATATTCCCTCTCAGGCCACTCTAGTGTTTGATGTCCTGTTAGTGGATCTGTACAACCCCAAGGATGATGTCACTGTGGAAAACCAGGAAGTGCCTGAGTCCTGTACGCGCAAATCTGTGGCTGGGGATTATATTCGCTACCACTACAATGGCAGCTTCCTCAACGGAGTCTCATTCGACAGCAGGTAAGCTTTGTTCATTGGTTGGTGGGCCGAGCCAAGATGTTTGCTCTTTATGTTTACTGTCAAGATTCTCTAAATTGGAGATCAGGAAGAACAAAACATAAATCACAAGGACTAGGATGCAAAAATTCTCTAGCACCTAAGCACCTGTGTGAGACGACCAAAGCTTGGCAGGTGGTGCTTGCCTTTACCGGTTTTTGACCATTAACATATTTACTACACCTATATGGATAGTGAGGACACTGCTATAGACTACATTGATGCCACCTTAGGGTATCTTCAGGCTACTTAGCTTATTGGTCTCTGAACTTGTGCTTGCACGCAATGTACATAAAGAGGATGCCATTGCACTGCACGCAATGGAAAGTGGAAATGTGCCTGAGCATGTTGGAAAGTAAATTAAAATATTATTGTTTTAATGACAGCTTGTTAATGTTGCAGCATTCCGATTGCTTTCCACATATCTTACTACTAAATCCTAGTCTGTAAATGTCTATGGCGTTTTTTAATGTGAATGTTgaatct includes:
- the fkbp10b gene encoding peptidyl-prolyl cis-trans isomerase FKBP10 yields the protein MFAKYIFVLLLNTWCYVQCNPSPLGDVVVDRYSIPEVCTREVKSGDNVRYHYNVTFLDGKEFDSSHKRGVPTVGVTGAGRLIAGIDKGIQGMCVNERRKVTVPPHLAYGNEGAGDVVPPDTTLVFDILLLDIWNTADLVATLTMSTPKNCLRSVKRTDFVRYHYNGTLLNGTPFDSSYTRKQTQDGLVGEGWLIKGMDQGVLGMCVGEIRNIVVPPFLAYGEKGFGTDIPSQATLVFDVLLVDLYNPKDDVTVENQEVPESCTRKSVAGDYIRYHYNGSFLNGVSFDSSYQRNSTYNTYIGMGYVISGMDKGLQGVCVGEKRRIVMPPHLAYGEQGAGQDIPGSAVLVFDIHVIDFHNPKDSVEIQVTHKPEVCNETSDINDLIHYHYNCSLLDGTLLFSSSDYDNMQDTVLGADKVIDGLDEGLRGMCVGERRVVIIPPHLGHGEKGASGVPGSAVLQFELELMSLQKGVPDGYLFVWLEDSPAELFKALDMDNNEKVPVEEFGEFIKKQVAEGKGRMKPGADPDEVIADMFRNQDRNKDGVITPDELKLKVEEDKENAMHEEL